One Fulvia fulva chromosome 12, complete sequence genomic region harbors:
- a CDS encoding GPI mannosyltransferase 3 yields MAQDGRRQAPLLRTRSNNGELQAIVFAGLLAYRLVNSRYVDTFFQPDEYFQALEPAWRSAFGPDAGAWITWEWKEGLRTSVHPLIFSLVYRVADWACSVFAVTPNTRADVLVAAPGVLQAVFAAILDLFTWRTAARVYGDDHAASPATLILTVISPWQWFCSVRTFSNSLEATLTAAAVHYFPWNWFLEVNKQAKSTSLQPESPSSSDGSAHESVRPPASLHVSLVFAATAFYLRPTNIIIWAAISVAILGSTRNLMKAVTLALCAALNGAAIVIVFALSDFYFYGEWTFPPFRFLYLNLFQSLAIFYGSNRIDYYFTEGLPLLLTTALPFAGIGLWRSVVAGKANPKQNQIERQTRFIFAFAALLTILVLSAIAHKEMRFIYPLLPLLHVLAAKPFASFFAPLPIPKTRLRQVLLAGLLAGNIYIATYVSTTHQRGVVDVVHYLRHRQEAWFEAVSQDDSQGVTESANITVGFLMPCHSTPWRSHFVYPEITAWALTCEPPLNMSPDQRANYLDEADVFYNDPAAWLKYNMGDRNTVATTEGSVTRSSTRNDEGLRKWPHYLVFFEHLEPTIKAFLAGNRYKECRKFFNTHWIDDGRRKGDVIVWCIRR; encoded by the coding sequence ATGGCTCAAGATGGCAGGAGGCAAGCACCTCTTCTGAGGACGCGCAGCAACAATGGCGAGTTGCAGGCGATTGTGTTTGCAGGTCTACTGGCCTACAGACTGGTCAACTCGCGCTATGTGGACACCTTCTTCCAGCCGGATGAGTACTTTCAGGCCTTGGAGCCGGCCTGGCGGAGCGCCTTTGGACCAGATGCCGGTGCATGGATTACGTGGGAGTGGAAGGAAGGACTGAGAACATCGGTCCACCCTTTGATATTCAGCCTTGTATACCGAGTGGCAGACTGGGCTTGCAGCGTGTTCGCCGTCACACCCAACACACGAGCGGATGTTCTGGTAGCCGCACCCGGAGTCTTACAGGCCGTCTTTGCTGCCATTCTGGACCTCTTCACCTGGAGAACCGCTGCAAGGGTATATGGAGACGACCATGCTGCCAGTCCTGCAACTCTGATCCTGACAGTCATCAGTCCGTGGCAATGGTTCTGCTCGGTGCGCACTTTCTCAAACTCGCTGGAGGCGACTTTGACTGCCGCTGCTGTGCATTACTTCCCGTGGAACTGGTTTCTGGAGGTCAACAAGCAAGCTAAATCGACCTCACTGCAGCCTGAATCGCCATCATCTAGTGATGGATCGGCACATGAGAGCGTGAGGCCGCCTGCCAGTTTGCATGTCTCTTTGGTGTTCGCAGCGACAGCATTCTACCTTCGGCCTACGAACATCATCATATGGGCTGCTATTAGTGTTGCAATACTTGGTAGCACACGCAACCTGATGAAAGCTGTCACACTTGCCTTGTGCGCTGCCTTGAACGGCGCGGCTATTGTAATAGTGTTCGCACTCAGCGACTTCTATTTCTACGGCGAGTGGACTTTCCCACCCTTTCGTTTCTTGTACCTCAACCTTTTCCAGTCCCTCGCGATCTTCTACGGCAGCAACAGGATCGACTACTACTTCACGGAAGGTCTGCCGCTACTGCTGACGACAGCGCTACCCTTCGCAGGAATAGGGCTGTGGCGTAGCGTTGTGGCAGGTAAAGCAAATCCAAAGCAGAACCAGATCGAGCGACAGACTAGGTTCATCTTTGCATTTGCGGCTCTCTTGACCATCTTGGTGCTGTCGGCGATAGCACATAAGGAAATGCGCTTCATCTACCCACTACTGCCGCTACTGCATGTACTGGCTGCTAAGCCTTTTGCAAGCTTCTTTGCACCCCTACCCATCCCGAAAACTCGGCTTCGACAGGTACTCCTAGCTGGACTGCTAGCGGGTAACATCTACATCGCGACTTACGTGAGCACGACGCACCAACGGGGTGTGGTAGATGTTGTTCACTACCTGCGTCACCGCCAGGAGGCATGGTTTGAAGCTGTTTCACAGGACGACAGCCAGGGTGTCACCGAGAGTGCCAATATCACGGTCGGCTTTCTGATGCCCTGCCACAGCACGCCTTGGCGGAGCCACTTTGTCTATCCTGAGATCACTGCATGGGCCTTGACGTGCGAGCCTCCATTGAACATGTCGCCAGATCAACGGGCGAATTACCTGGACGAGGCGGATGTGTTCTACAATGATCCAGCTGCCTGGCTTAAATACAACATGGGGGATCGAAACACTGTCGCCACCACTGAAGGCTCTGTCACGCGCTCAAGCACACGAAACGACGAAGGCTTACGGAAGTGGCCGCACTATCTGGTATTCTTCGAGCATCTTGAGCCTACGATCAAGGCATTTCTGGCAGGGAACAGGTACAAGGAGTGCCGAAAGTTCTTCAATACGCACTGGATCGACGATGGGAGGCGAAAGGGAGACGTGATTGTTTGGTGCATCAGGAGATAG
- a CDS encoding Peroxisomal acyl-coenzyme A oxidase 1 produces MADESSPPDWVRALKPAGPQGSEILKQERAASNVNVDQLTSFLFGKEALDRKRDVLKILQGEPIFEKSQDYFEGRFEKFERALGRAKKLRQLTVKHNWSQEESRVANDLISEPLPYGLHEGMYLKTLRDQGTPEQHEKFLKPAEAYQHIGCYAQTELGHGSNVRGLETLAIWNKEDQTFTIHSPHLTSSKWWIGSLGKTANHASVMAQLIIDGKPYGPHPFVVQIRDLKTHKLLPNVYAGDIGPKFGYNTMDNGFLLFNKVKIPHGNMLARYSAVDPKTNKYIKPSSPTLVYGTLTWVRSTIVLQSGSVLARGVTIATRYLAVRRQFQDRDAPEWQKGENQTLNYTMVQIRLLPLLATCFALHYTGKGMMALYEANQKKMSASKRSVGQEQTIRGAGPEETQSGSDLLADLHGTSCGLKSLCSHTAVEGLEMCRRAMGGHGYSAFSGVGHWFLDYAPTATWEGDNYMLTQQVARYLLKSARTVLKGNEPNNDTTEILAYYLKRQDVGAAFDILGKDEDIVAAYAWRSAYFTFEALKQRDELKQSWNSLLVQFWKLSRAHSQYLVVKNFYETIHSNEISQELDPETLALQHKLFRLYSLYTLESESSEFFTSSACTVAQIRLARTRAVMQLLEEIRPHAIRLVDSWDFPDWQLNSSLGRYDGKVYEDMFYRASELNPLNKVMADPYPDSAVLFKGRENPQLKGKL; encoded by the coding sequence ATGGCCGACGAAAGCTCACCTCCAGACTGGGTCCGCGCTCTCAAGCCGGCCGGACCACAAGGCTCAGAGATCCTCAAGCAGGAACGTGCCGCTTCGAACGTCAACGTCGATCAATTGACATCGTTCCTCTTCGGCAAGGAAGCACTGGACCGCAAGCGAGATGTGCTCAAGATCTTGCAAGGCGAGCCAATCTTCGAGAAGAGCCAGGACTACTTCGAGGGCCGCTTCGAGAAGTTTGAAAGAGCTCTGGGACGGGCAAAGAAGCTCAGACAGCTGACCGTCAAGCACAACTGGTCGCAGGAGGAGTCCCGAGTCGCCAATGACTTGATCAGCGAGCCTCTCCCATATGGCCTTCACGAGGGCATGTACCTGAAGACACTGCGGGACCAGGGTACTCCAGAGCAACACGAGAAGTTCTTGAAGCCAGCTGAGGCATACCAGCATATTGGATGTTATGCGCAGACCGAGTTGGGTCATGGAAGTAACGTGCGAGGTCTGGAGACACTTGCCATCTGGAACAAGGAGGATCAGACTTTCACTATCCACTCCCCTCACCTCACTTCGTCGAAGTGGTGGATCGGATCGTTGGGTAAGACGGCCAACCATGCCTCTGTCATGGCACAGCTCATTATCGATGGCAAGCCGTATGGACCACATCCTTTCGTTGTGCAGATTAGAGATTTGAAGACACACAAGCTTCTGCCGAATGTCTACGCTGGAGACATTGGTCCAAAGTTCGGTTACAACACCATGGACAACGGTTTCTTACTTTTCAACAAGGTCAAGATCCCACACGGCAACATGTTGGCCAGATACTCAGCAGTCGACCCAAAGACGAACAAGTACATCAAGCCGTCCTCACCAACATTGGTCTACGGCACTCTCACCTGGGTCCGAAGCACCATCGTTCTACAGTCCGGTAGTGTTCTTGCCCGCGGTGTAACCATCGCGACTCGATACCTCGCCGTCCGCCGACAGTTCCAAGATCGTGATGCTCCAGAATGGCAGAAGGGTGAGAACCAAACACTCAACTACACTATGGTCCAAATCCGTCTCCTCCCACTCCTCGCAACCTGCTTCGCCCTGCACTACACAGGCAAGGGCATGATGGCACTCTATGAAGCCAACCAAAAGAAGATGTCCGCCAGCAAGAGAAGCGTAGGCCAAGAACAAACGATCCGCGGCGCCGGACCAGAAGAGACACAATCCGGCAGCGACCTCCTCGCCGACCTCCACGGCACATCCTGCGGCCTCAAATCCCTCTGCTCCCACACCGCCGTCGAAGGCCTCGAGATGTGCCGTCGCGCAATGGGTGGCCACGGCTACTCCGCCTTCTCCGGCGTCGGACACTGGTTCCTCGACTACGCTCCCACCGCCACATGGGAGGGTGACAATTACATGCTAACCCAGCAAGTCGCCCGCTACCTCCTCAAGTCCGCCCGCACAGTCCTCAAAGGCAACGAGCCCAACAATGACACAACCGAAATTCTCGCCTACTACCTCAAGCGCCAAGACGTCGGCGCCGCATTCGACATTCTCGGCAAGGACGAGGACATCGTCGCCGCATACGCTTGGAGGTCCGCATACTTCACCTTCGAAGCCCTGAAGCAGAGAGACGAACTCAAGCAGAGCTGGAACAGCCTCCTCGTCCAATTCTGGAAACTCAGCAGAGCGCACTCCCAATACCTCGTTGTCAAGAActtctacgaaacaatccACTCCAACGAAATCAGCCAAGAACTCGACCCCGAAACGCTGGCCCTCCAACACAAACTCTTCCGCCTCTACTCCCTCTACACCCTCGAGTCCGAATCCAGCGAGTTTTTCACCTCCTCCGCCTGCACAGTAGCGCAGATCCGGCTCGCGCGGACGAGGGCGGTGATGCAGCTTCTTGAGGAGATCCGACCTCATGCTATTCGGTTGGTCGATAGTTGGGATTTCCCGGATTGGCAGCTGAATTCGAGTTTGGGGCGGTATGATGGGAAGGTTTATGAGGATATGTTTTATAGGGCGAGTGAGTTGAATCCGTTGAACAAGGTGATGGCGGACCCGTACCCGGATAGTGCGGTGTTGTTTAAGGGGAGGGAGAACCCGCAGTTGAAGGGGAAGCTCTGA